One genomic window of Actinoalloteichus hoggarensis includes the following:
- a CDS encoding NAD(P)/FAD-dependent oxidoreductase translates to MTHRIVIIGAGYAGLTAAARVARQVRDVEVVLVNARDTFVERVRLHEIAAGAAVGEHALADLLRGTGVRLRIGRVESIDPERRVLRIAGTAGDDALDDGTLGYDTLVYALGSVAGAGVPGVAEHAEDVAELGTARGLHRRVLDVAARGGTVTVVGGGLTGIEAATELAETHPRLRVRLLVGTTVGAMLSTKGRAHLARVFDRFGIEVRTGARVTEVRESSLVLADGETVDTDITVWATGFGVPDLAARAGLAVDATGRVLVDDTLRSTSHPEVYAAGDATAVRLPSGRELRMACATAKPLGRHAADSIAARLAGRTPRPFRFQYLLQCISLGRRDGLIQFVDAEDAPKERVLTGRTAARLKELILRYALRTAYQTGPYPPRRRVSGRQPAHSTHA, encoded by the coding sequence ATGACTCATCGCATCGTGATCATCGGCGCGGGCTATGCGGGACTCACGGCGGCGGCGCGGGTGGCGCGTCAGGTCCGCGACGTCGAGGTGGTGCTGGTCAACGCCAGGGACACCTTCGTGGAGCGGGTGCGCCTGCACGAGATCGCCGCCGGGGCGGCGGTCGGCGAGCACGCCCTCGCGGACCTGCTGCGCGGCACCGGGGTGCGACTGCGGATCGGACGGGTGGAGTCGATCGACCCGGAACGCCGCGTGCTGCGGATCGCAGGCACCGCCGGCGACGACGCCCTCGATGACGGCACCCTCGGCTACGACACGCTGGTGTACGCGCTGGGCAGCGTCGCGGGTGCCGGTGTCCCCGGCGTCGCCGAGCACGCCGAGGACGTCGCCGAGCTGGGCACGGCACGCGGACTGCACCGACGGGTGCTCGACGTCGCCGCCCGAGGCGGCACCGTCACCGTCGTCGGCGGCGGACTCACCGGAATCGAGGCGGCCACCGAACTCGCCGAGACGCATCCCCGACTCCGGGTGCGGCTGCTCGTCGGCACGACGGTGGGCGCGATGCTCTCCACCAAGGGCCGGGCGCACCTGGCGCGGGTGTTCGACCGATTCGGCATCGAGGTGCGGACCGGTGCCAGGGTCACGGAGGTACGGGAATCCTCGCTCGTGCTGGCCGACGGCGAGACCGTCGACACCGACATCACGGTGTGGGCGACGGGCTTCGGCGTTCCCGACCTCGCCGCACGGGCAGGCCTGGCCGTCGACGCGACGGGCCGTGTCCTGGTCGACGACACCCTGCGCTCCACCTCGCACCCCGAGGTCTACGCGGCGGGCGACGCCACGGCGGTCCGGCTGCCCAGCGGCCGAGAACTGCGGATGGCCTGCGCGACGGCCAAGCCCCTCGGCCGGCACGCGGCGGACTCCATCGCCGCCCGGCTGGCGGGCCGCACGCCCCGTCCCTTCCGATTCCAGTACCTGCTCCAATGCATCAGCCTGGGCCGTCGAGACGGGCTGATCCAGTTCGTCGACGCCGAGGACGCCCCCAAGGAACGGGTGCTCACCGGCCGCACCGCCGCCCGGTTGAAGGAACTCATCCTCCGCTACGCGCTGCGGACCGCCTACCAGACGGGTCCGTATCCGCCCCGGCGGCGGGTGAGCGGCCGGCAGCCGGCGCACAGCACGCACGCCTGA
- a CDS encoding RNA polymerase sigma-70 factor, with product MISGVPVTSEELNEFEKHRTRLFGIAYRLLGSASEAEDAVQDTFLRWNDAEHAAVREPVAWLTRALTNLCLTRLASARVRRESYVGPWLPEPVITEDAALGPLDTVEQRESVSMAFLVLLERLTPPERAVFVLREAFQYSHREIADILGLTEGNCQQLHHRARERVGRDRSPFTASPDATRRIAQRFLDAARGLDVAGLESLLAADVVSWSDGGGKAQAARRPVFGSDRVARLLAGWVRKGGPDVTATMVEVNGQPAILGFLAGRLTLAVSLDIADGRVAAVHAVANPDKLAFLAAQLAPSR from the coding sequence ATGATCAGTGGCGTGCCGGTCACCTCGGAGGAGCTGAACGAGTTCGAGAAGCACCGCACTCGACTGTTCGGGATCGCCTATCGGCTGCTCGGCTCCGCGAGCGAGGCCGAGGACGCCGTGCAGGACACGTTCCTGCGCTGGAACGACGCCGAGCACGCCGCCGTCCGGGAGCCCGTCGCATGGCTCACGCGGGCGCTGACCAACCTGTGCCTCACCCGCCTCGCCTCCGCCCGCGTCCGCCGCGAGAGCTACGTCGGTCCGTGGCTGCCGGAGCCGGTGATCACCGAGGACGCCGCGTTGGGTCCGCTGGACACCGTGGAGCAGCGCGAGTCGGTGTCCATGGCCTTCCTCGTGCTGCTGGAACGGCTCACCCCGCCGGAGCGGGCGGTGTTCGTGCTGCGGGAGGCCTTCCAATACAGCCACCGCGAGATCGCGGACATCCTCGGTCTCACCGAGGGGAACTGCCAGCAGCTCCACCACCGGGCCCGCGAACGGGTGGGACGGGACCGGTCTCCCTTCACGGCGAGCCCCGACGCCACCAGGCGGATCGCCCAGCGGTTCCTCGACGCCGCGCGGGGCCTGGACGTCGCCGGGCTGGAAAGCCTGCTGGCCGCCGACGTCGTCTCGTGGTCCGACGGCGGTGGCAAGGCCCAGGCCGCCCGCAGGCCCGTCTTCGGCTCCGACCGGGTGGCTCGGCTGCTGGCGGGCTGGGTGCGCAAGGGCGGCCCCGACGTCACCGCCACCATGGTCGAGGTCAACGGGCAGCCCGCGATCCTGGGCTTCCTCGCCGGGCGGCTCACCCTGGCCGTGTCCCTGGACATCGCGGACGGTCGGGTGGCGGCCGTCCACGCGGTCGCGAACCCCGACAAGCTGGCCTTCCTCGCCGCCCAGCTCGCACCCTCACGATGA